Part of the Woronichinia naegeliana WA131 genome, CCATTTCGGCCATGAACCTATCCCATCACCTCTTGATTTTTACCCGTTATCCTGAAATTGGTAAAACGAAAACCCGTTTGATTCCCCTTTTAGGCGCAAAGGGAGCAGCCGATTTGCATCGTACCCTAACGGAACAGACCGTCAGTATGGTCAAACAGCAACAACAAACCGCCCCGATCAAAATCACAATTTATTTTTCTGGGGGAAATCAGGCTTTGATGCAGGCCTGGCTAGGGACAGACCTTGAATATTGTCCTCAAAGCCATGGAGATTTAGGACAAAAAATGCAGCAGGCTGTTTTAAGGTCTTTTTCTCAGGGGGCTAGTCGTGTGATTATAATTGGCACAGATTGTCCTGATCTGACGGGGGACATTCTAGAAACGGCCTTTCAATCTTTAGAAAATGTTGATATTGCGATCGGACCGGCTCAAGATGGAGGCTATTATCTCCTCGGTTTGCGCTATCCAATCCCTGAACTTTTTGATCATATTGATTGGGGAACCGAACGGGTTTTGACTCAAACCCAAACGCACATTGCCCAAAAACATTACAAAACTTATTATTTACCAGTTCTCAGAGACATTGATCGTCCTGAAGATTGGCTTATATGGATTAAAACCAAAGATTCTAACACTTTATTTTGAATTTAGGCTGCAAGCTATTCCTATCAGTTCATGCCAAATAGCGAAATACATTAAAAACTCTATAAATTATGACTAACTTTAATCAGAAACAACAACAGTTTTTATTACATTGTGTAAATCTCAAGTAATCTATCGCCTCTATCAATTAGAGTAATAGTATTGTTTCCAACCCAAGCTACATAGATTGTACTCCTAGAGACCCAGTCCTTCGGGTTCAGCAGGAGAGTAGATCATTATTTTTACTTCAAGCACACAAAGGTATTAAACGAAATAGCCATGAAAATCACCAATCTTTGCAAACTGACAGGAACAGGGCTTCTCAGCCTATCCTTACTCACCCCCATGCTTTTTGCTCAGGCCACCCCTCTGCGTCCTGAAATTACTCCCGCTGTCAAAAATGATGTTTCGCCACCCCTGCGCGATCTCATTTCTAAACCAGACTCTGGGACTCAGAGGGAAATTCCGCTACGATCCATTCCTTTGCCATCTTCCTCATCGACCGATGCACCCGATCAGGCTGTCCAGTCCTCAGCCTCCAGACCCTTAGCTGGTACAACACCTGGATTAAACTTTGCAGGCATCGGCAAGGGAGACTATGGCTACTCTGTC contains:
- a CDS encoding TIGR04282 family arsenosugar biosynthesis glycosyltransferase, with translation MNLSHHLLIFTRYPEIGKTKTRLIPLLGAKGAADLHRTLTEQTVSMVKQQQQTAPIKITIYFSGGNQALMQAWLGTDLEYCPQSHGDLGQKMQQAVLRSFSQGASRVIIIGTDCPDLTGDILETAFQSLENVDIAIGPAQDGGYYLLGLRYPIPELFDHIDWGTERVLTQTQTHIAQKHYKTYYLPVLRDIDRPEDWLIWIKTKDSNTLF